GGCGAGGAGGTGCTGACCGCCAACGCCGAGGCCGCCCCGTACGAGCGCGTCGTGGCCTTCGAACTCCTGGCTCGGCCGTTCAGCGAAGGGGACGGCACCCTCACGCCCACGCTCAAGGTCCGCCGCAAGGCCGTCGAGCGAACGTGCACGGACCTCATCCAGGCGCTCTACGACAGGCTGGAGGGAAGGCATGCGCATTGAGGGCAGGCACGCGATCGTGACGGGCGCCTCGTCGGGGATCGGGCGCGCGATCGCCATCGAGCTCGCGCGGCGCGGGGCGGCGCTGACGCTGGCCGCGCGGAGGCTCGACCGTCTGGAGAGCGCGGCCCGCGAGATCGCCGAGCGGTTCCCGTCCGCGCCGGCCGCGGTCGCCGTCGCCTGCGACGTCTCCGACCCCGCTCAGGCGCGCTCGCTCATCGGAGGGGCCGTCGAGCGGGTCGGGGACATCGACGTCCTCGTCAACAACGCGGGCGTGAGCGTGTTCGGGGACGCCGCGCGGACCTCCGTCGACGACTACACGCGGGTGTTCGCCGTGAACTTCTACGGGGCGCTCCACTGCATGCGGGAGACGCTGCCGTTCATGCTGCGGCGCGGGTCGGGGCTCATCGTGAACGTTGTCACGACGGCCGCGCTCCACGGCGTGCCGTACCTCGCGGCGTACGGAGCGAGCAAGGCCGCGCTCGCCGCGATGAGCCAGTCGTACCGCGCCGAGCTCGCCGGGACCGGCGTCGGCGTCATGCTCGTCTATCCCGGCTACACCCGGACCGAGATCTTCGAGGCCGAGAAGCGCGTCGGCGGGGCGCGGCGACCGCCCGGCCGCTACGCGCCGCCGGAGAGCGTCGCGCGGGCGACCGTCCGAGGCATCGAGGCCGGCGGGCGCGATGTGTTCCTCACCGCCCGCGGCCGTGCGCTGAACGTCCTGCGCGGGATCGCGCCGTTCGTCGTGGAGCGGGCGATGCGCTCGATCGCGCGCGAGCTCAGGGAGGAGCCATGAGCCTGCCCAAGCTCGAGATCATCGTGCTCTTCCAGAACCTCGGCGACCAGGAGGCGTACTTCGCGCGCTCGCCGGCGCCGCCGCTCTCGGGTGTCCTGCTCGCAGGTCTCACGCCGCCGATCGTCGAGGTCTCGCTTCGGAACGAGATGGTCCGCCCCATCGACTACGACGCCGACGCGGACTTCGTCGCGCTCTCGTTCATGGACTTCTGCGCGCCGCACGCCTACCAGGTGGCGGCGCGGTTCCGCGCGAAGGGGAAGACCGTGGTCGCAGGCGGGAAGTGGGTGACGGCCTTCCCGGACGACGCCGCGCCGCACTTCGACGCGATCGTCGTCGGGGAGGCCGAGCGCGTGTGGCCCGCGGTCGTCGAGGACCTCGTCGCCCGGCGTCTGAAGAAGCGCTACGACGCCCCGTTCGCGCCGCCGCTCGACGGCATCCCGCCGCCGCGCTACGACCTCGTGGAGCCCGTGTTCGACGCGCCCGTCGTCACCGAGGCGACGCGCGGCTGCCCCTACGACTGCAGCTTCTGCCAGCTCACGGTCCGCCGCGCGCCGTTCCGCACGCGCCCGATCGGCGAGGTCATCAACGACCTGAGCGCGACATCGAAGCTCCCGCTTCGCAAGCGCAAGCTCGCGATGCTGTACGACAACAACCTCGGCGGCGACCTGGGGTACGCGAAGGACCTGCTCCGCGAGATCGCGAAGCTCGACCTCTGGGCGCTCGGGACGCAGTTCAGCTTCGACTGTCTTCACGACGACGAGTTCGTGGACCTCCTCGCGAAGGCCCATTGCACGATGGCCTTCATCGGGCTCGAGTCGCTCTCCGAGCCCAGCCTCGCGTCCGTCCACAAGCGGCAGAACAAGGTCGCGGAGTACCGCGAGCTCTTCGACAAGCTCAGGCACCACGGCATCATGACGATGACGGGACTCATGCTCGCGCTCGACGAGGACACGCCGGAGTACTACGCGGACCTTCCTTCGAAGCTGGACGAGATCGACCCGAGCGTGATCCTCCTTTCCATCTCCATCCCGATCCCCGGGACGCCGTTTCATCGCCGCGCGCTCGAGCAGGGGAGGATCATCGACAGCGACCTCTCGCACTACGAAGGTGATCACCTCGTCATCCGGCCGAAGCGAGTGACGCCCGAGCAGGTGTTCGATGCGTTCGTGCGCGTGAACGAGTCGTTCTACTCGAGGCGGAAGATCGCGCGGAGGTGGTGGCGACTGGTCTCAAGCTACCGACGAGAGCGAAACCCGCTTGCGTGGTGCTTCCACGCGGGCGTCATGTCGTACGTGTTCCTGAAGCTGTCGACGTTCCAAAGGGACCACGCCGAGCAGCGCGTGTATCCGCTTCGCGCATCGAAGGGGCTCGGCGTCACGTCGGGCGCCGCCGCGGGCCGCTAGCGGCGGTCGAGGCCGCCTGCGCGGCCGGAGGAGGGAACGATGTTCCGCTTCGCACGCGTCATGCTCGTCATCGCGGCGATCGTGGAGGTCGTCCCGCGCGGGATCCCGGCGCTCTTCGGATCGCCGGCGATCGCGAGGCTCTTCAACCTCGAGTACCCGCTCCAGGACATCAACTACGTTCACGCGTTCGGCGCGGTGATGATCTGCCTCGGGCTCCTGTTCTACTTCGCTGCGAAGGCGCCCGAGAAGCACCTCCTCGTGTTCAACATCGCGATCCTGAGGTTCGCGCTGGGCATCGCGGCGCAGCTCGGGTCGTTCTTCCAGCTCAGGGCCGGCGGGATCACCATGAGCGGGTTCTGGTGGGGCCACATGATCGTGGACGTCGCGCTGGTCGTGCTTCTCGTCGCCGCGCGGGCGACGGTCGCGGCGCGCGGGAAGACGGCGTAGCCCGGGGGCCATCGTGTCGCTGCCGACCGTCTACGTGCAGTTCTCCTCGCGCGAGGACAGAAGCAGGTTCGTGGCGGAGAGATTCGCCAAGCACCTGCGCGGATCCGTGCTCGACGTCGGGTGCTTCGAAGCGCCGCTCAGGACGCTACTCAGCGAGGCATCGTACGTGGGTGTTGACGTCGCCGGCAGGCCGGACATCGTGCTGGACCTCGAGAAGGCCGAGCGGCTGCCGTTCGACGATGACGCCTTCGACACCGTGCTCTGCGTGGACGTTCTCGAGCACCTCGACAACCTCCATGCGTTGTTCGACGAGCTGATGAGAGTCTCGCGCGGGCGTGTCATCGTGTCTCTGCCGAACTGCTGGAACATCGCGCGGCGGCGCATCGAGCGGGGGAAGGGCAGGATCGTGCACTACGGGCTGCCCCACGCGCGGCCTGCGGACAGACACAAGTGGTTCTTCAACACGACCGAGGCGGCGGAGTTCATCCGCGGCAGGGCGGGTCGGGTCGGTGTCGAGGTCGAGGAGCTCTTCGTCACCGAAAGGCCGAGGAGCCAGGCACTGAGGGCGCTCCGGCGGCTCGCGCATCCGGGCGAGAGGTACCAGAACAGGTACGC
Above is a genomic segment from Candidatus Effluviviaceae Genus I sp. containing:
- a CDS encoding B12-binding domain-containing radical SAM protein, with protein sequence MSLPKLEIIVLFQNLGDQEAYFARSPAPPLSGVLLAGLTPPIVEVSLRNEMVRPIDYDADADFVALSFMDFCAPHAYQVAARFRAKGKTVVAGGKWVTAFPDDAAPHFDAIVVGEAERVWPAVVEDLVARRLKKRYDAPFAPPLDGIPPPRYDLVEPVFDAPVVTEATRGCPYDCSFCQLTVRRAPFRTRPIGEVINDLSATSKLPLRKRKLAMLYDNNLGGDLGYAKDLLREIAKLDLWALGTQFSFDCLHDDEFVDLLAKAHCTMAFIGLESLSEPSLASVHKRQNKVAEYRELFDKLRHHGIMTMTGLMLALDEDTPEYYADLPSKLDEIDPSVILLSISIPIPGTPFHRRALEQGRIIDSDLSHYEGDHLVIRPKRVTPEQVFDAFVRVNESFYSRRKIARRWWRLVSSYRRERNPLAWCFHAGVMSYVFLKLSTFQRDHAEQRVYPLRASKGLGVTSGAAAGR
- a CDS encoding SDR family NAD(P)-dependent oxidoreductase encodes the protein MRIEGRHAIVTGASSGIGRAIAIELARRGAALTLAARRLDRLESAAREIAERFPSAPAAVAVACDVSDPAQARSLIGGAVERVGDIDVLVNNAGVSVFGDAARTSVDDYTRVFAVNFYGALHCMRETLPFMLRRGSGLIVNVVTTAALHGVPYLAAYGASKAALAAMSQSYRAELAGTGVGVMLVYPGYTRTEIFEAEKRVGGARRPPGRYAPPESVARATVRGIEAGGRDVFLTARGRALNVLRGIAPFVVERAMRSIARELREEP
- a CDS encoding class I SAM-dependent methyltransferase, encoding MSLPTVYVQFSSREDRSRFVAERFAKHLRGSVLDVGCFEAPLRTLLSEASYVGVDVAGRPDIVLDLEKAERLPFDDDAFDTVLCVDVLEHLDNLHALFDELMRVSRGRVIVSLPNCWNIARRRIERGKGRIVHYGLPHARPADRHKWFFNTTEAAEFIRGRAGRVGVEVEELFVTERPRSQALRALRRLAHPGERYQNRYACTVWAVLRKPRSSSDRD